A single window of Colletes latitarsis isolate SP2378_abdomen chromosome 4, iyColLati1, whole genome shotgun sequence DNA harbors:
- the LOC143341122 gene encoding protein dispatched isoform X4: MLAQRLIAWKNLMETNKPRGQLTDNPLEYYNYLRQSNQQNLQNSVNTQNHSWINQGIVRKKPKNKKKVGKKYQKQITNKTSEIDQIDGKDKWKKLIQLTNKNELNIVEDYKNEDHIESESFFCNLPSSAYARVVIGRNSENTNLWSMEGVLAQCHIDAELRSNPHFPSLCQMQMEHNSGRQKCCRSWSPANYVALLSNRSSCLGVTENDLSRVETLLQRCVYFYRNLRLTSNCAEDLNCQRHVPSECYTHNAAYHLLHYLLDTDFILDHKQHSQIKLNSTLKYVMIFLPIAVSSATLDFYKELNNDGLYYGKFCIKGMQLGLKSTLFDRLLVSDSILLVIGFVFVTVCIWAYTGSLLLTVTTIIAVIFSLGISYALYTLVLHIKFFPFINVLAIVVAVGIGADDAFIYCKIWEKGKEQKTSNDGLVRLVQETMKHAVPSMFVTSLTTAVAFFASVVSNVTAINCFSLFSGMTVIANFFLMVTWLPACVVLSEQFNLNVLPPANYIVRKIIRPLRLFEHKLSLGFNTFLTKIVINFRWCWLFSLGSMAAICCIIVFQYPGLQLPDTADFQLFDSSHTFERYDLIYSRKFWFEKHETIDNGDLLPLRFVWGIKPIDNGNYLDPDLKGTPEWDESFDVSHPESQLWLERFCQDLRTQPFYHGTLGPLLTNCFIESLHNWMKRRCEDPVDSNINYMPCCEKSTFPYNSTVLQQCAAEANVELYRTPSYLWARNGVSAGLKFLNEVNLTQVQVSNETNSIMVPIPKIKVLIVEYDSIYNYSLSFSSMNQFFHQVETWMQDQLKNAPLGMQGGWFVSRLEFYELQRTLYEGTLWAMGLSLILALTVLAFATLNPIISLYAIITIAAAIIVTVAGLILFGWKLDVLENVAVSTAIGLTIDFSLHYVVSYKACTSKERKERVKTALTQMGGPTLMASLTSGAAGAFMLPSCVMAYIQIGTFLLLVMGISWIYATFFLCPVLAIIGPSSHFAQFQYPKLNVLWKYLRKNKPRNVPETTTDNSRIRRKAKGRGMWSESTLSTSSTVCQFHCNEIEIFTRPPPSPSLPPSPSSALLH, translated from the exons ATGTTAGCACAACGACTTATTGCTTGGAAAAATTTGATGGAAACAAATAAGCCAAGAGGACAGCTCACTGacaatcctttagaatattataattatttgcgCCAATCAAATCAACAG AATTTACAGAATTCTGTTAATACACAAAATCATAGCTGGATCAATCAAGGTATTGTCAGAAAAAAacctaaaaataaaaagaaagttGGAAAGAAATATCAAAAACAAATAACTAATAAAACATCAGAAATAGATCAAATTGATGGTAAAGATAAATGGAAAAAATTAATACAGTTAACGAACAAAAATGAATTAAATATAGTAGAGGATTATAAGAACGAAGATCACATTGAGAGCGAAAGTTTCTTTTGTAATTTACCATCTTCGGCTTATGCACGTGTAGTTATAGGTAGAAACTCTGAAAATACAAACTTATGGTCAATGGAGGGTGTGTTAGCACAATGTCATATTGATGCAGAGCTTCGATCGAATCCTCACTTTCCTTCTTTATGTCAGATGCAAATGGAACATAATAGTGGAAGACAAAAATGTTGCAGAAGTTGGTCACCAGCAAATTACGTTGCACTTTTATCTAATCGAAGTTCTTGTTTGGGTGTGACAGAAAACGACCTCAGTCGAGTAGAAACCCTCTTACAAAGATGtgtttatttttatcgaaatctTCGCTTAACATCAAATTGCGCAGAGGATTTAAATTGTCAAAGACACGTTCCAAGTGAATGTTATACGCATAATGCGGCTTATCATTTGCTGCATTATTTATTAGATACAGATTTTATATTGGATCAT AAACAGCATTCTCAAATCAAACTTAATTCAACACTGAAATATGTtatgatatttttaccaattgcTGTAAGCTCTGCTACTTTGGATTTTTATAAAGAGTTAAATAATGATGGTTTATATTATGGAAAATTCTGTATAAAAGGGATGCAATTAGGGTTAAAAAGTACATTATTTGACCGATTGTTAGTATCAGATTCTATTCTGTTGGTCATTGGTTTTGTCTTTGTAACAGTTTGTATATGGGCATATACCGGCTCTCTGTTACTAACTGTGACAACGATTATTGCAGTAATTTTTAGTCTTGGCATTTCATATGCATTGTACACTTTAGTTTTGCATATTAAATTCTTTCCATTCATAAATGTGTTGGCAATTGTCGTTGCTGTAG gAATAGGGGCAGACGACGCATTTATATATTGTAAAATTTGGGAAAAAGGAAAAGAACAAAAAACATCAAATGATGGATTAGTTAGATTAGTGCAAGAGACAATGAAACATGCTGTTCCATCTATGTTTGTAACATCTTTAACCACTGCAGTTGCTTTTTTTGCATCAGTTGTTAGTAATGTTACTGCTATCAATTGTTTCAG CTTATTTTCAGGAATGACTGTTATTGCAAATTTCTTTCTGATGGTTACTTGGTTACCAGCATGTGTAGTGTTGTCAGAACAATTTAATCTGAACGTTTTACCACCTGCAAATTATATAGTGCGAAAAATTATTCGACCTTTACGACTATTTGAACATAAATTGTCGTTAGGTTTTAATACCTTTTTAACAAAGATAGTAATTAATTTCCGGTGGTGTTGGTTATTCAGTTTGGGTTCCATGGCAGCAATATGTTGTATCATTGTTTTCCAATACCCAGGTTTACAATTACCAGACACCGCTGATTTTCAATTATTTGATAGTTCTCATACATTTGAACGATATGATTTGATATATTCCCGCAAATTCTGGTTTGAAAAACATGAAACA atTGATAATGGAGATCTATTACCGTTGAGATTTGTATGGGGCATAAAACCAATCGATAATGGTAATTATCTGGATCCTGATTTAAAGGGTACGCCAGAATGGGATGAATCTTTTGACGTATCGCATCCAGAATCGCAATTATGGCTGGAACGATTTTGCCAGGACTTACGAACTCAACCTTTCTATCATGGTACTTTAGGACCTTTACTAACTAATTGTTTCATCGAATCATTACATAATTGGATGAAAAGGCGTTGCGAAGATCCGGTCGATTCGAATATCAACTATATGCCATGTTGTGAAAAAAGTACATTTCCATATAATTCCACTGTGTTGCAACAATGTGCAGCTGAAGCTAACGTAGAATTATATCGTACACCCTCGTACTTGTGGGCTCGTAATGGTGTTTCCGCTGGtctaaaatttttaaacgaagtaAATCTCACCCAAGTACAAGTGTCAAATGAAACTAATTCAATAATGGTGCCAATACCtaaaattaaagttttaatTGTTGAATATGATAGTATATATAACTATAGTCTTTCCTTCTCAAGTATGAATCAATTCTTTCATCAG GTGGAAACTTGGATGCAGGATCAATTGAAGAATGCACCATTGGGTATGCAAGGTGGTTGGTTTGTTAGTAGATTAGAATTTTATGAATTACAGCGAACGTTATATGAAGGTACTCTTTGGGCAATGGGACTTTCATTGATCTTAGCGCTTACAGTATTGGCTTTTGCGACGCTTAATCCTATTATCAGTCTATATGCAATTATAACAATTGCTGCAGCAATTATAGTAACAGTTGCTGGTCTGATACTTTTTGGTTGGAAGCTGGATGTTTTAGAAAATGTTGCTGTGTCAACAGCAATAG GTTTAACTATAGATTTCAGTTTACATTATGTAGTAAGTTATAAAGCATGCACTTCGAAAGAAAGAAAGGAGAGAGTGAAAACGGCGCTTACCCAAATGGGGGGACCAACTTTAATGGCCTCCCTTACAAGTGGAGCCGCTGGAGCTTTTATGTTACCGTCTTGTGTAATGGCATATATTCAAATTGGTACATTTTTATTGCTCGTAATGGGTATAAGCTGGATATACGCTACATTCTTTTTGTGTCCGGTGCTAGCAATTATTGGACCATCGTCACACTTTGCCCAATTTCAATATCCAAA ATTAAATGTATTATGGAAATACCTTCGTAAAAACAAGCCTAGAAATGTGCCTGAAACAACTACAGATAATAGTAGAATTAGAAGAAAAGCTAAAGGACGAGGAATGTGGTCAGAATCTACTTTAAGTACATCTAGTACAGTATGTCAATTTCATTGTAACGAAATAGAAATTTTTACGAGGCCACCACCATCCCCATCCCTACCTCCATCTCCATCATCAGCATTACTTCATTGA
- the LOC143341122 gene encoding protein dispatched isoform X2, with protein MEVWWFSRVIAHHPYTVVMVILIFSSTCLIVPLAVKTFPDFSDPQLGFQARGTMLAQRLIAWKNLMETNKPRGQLTDNPLEYYNYLRQSNQQNSVNTQNHSWINQGIVRKKPKNKKKVGKKYQKQITNKTSEIDQIDGKDKWKKLIQLTNKNELNIVEDYKNEDHIESESFFCNLPSSAYARVVIGRNSENTNLWSMEGVLAQCHIDAELRSNPHFPSLCQMQMEHNSGRQKCCRSWSPANYVALLSNRSSCLGVTENDLSRVETLLQRCVYFYRNLRLTSNCAEDLNCQRHVPSECYTHNAAYHLLHYLLDTDFILDHKQHSQIKLNSTLKYVMIFLPIAVSSATLDFYKELNNDGLYYGKFCIKGMQLGLKSTLFDRLLVSDSILLVIGFVFVTVCIWAYTGSLLLTVTTIIAVIFSLGISYALYTLVLHIKFFPFINVLAIVVAVGIGADDAFIYCKIWEKGKEQKTSNDGLVRLVQETMKHAVPSMFVTSLTTAVAFFASVVSNVTAINCFSLFSGMTVIANFFLMVTWLPACVVLSEQFNLNVLPPANYIVRKIIRPLRLFEHKLSLGFNTFLTKIVINFRWCWLFSLGSMAAICCIIVFQYPGLQLPDTADFQLFDSSHTFERYDLIYSRKFWFEKHETIDNGDLLPLRFVWGIKPIDNGNYLDPDLKGTPEWDESFDVSHPESQLWLERFCQDLRTQPFYHGTLGPLLTNCFIESLHNWMKRRCEDPVDSNINYMPCCEKSTFPYNSTVLQQCAAEANVELYRTPSYLWARNGVSAGLKFLNEVNLTQVQVSNETNSIMVPIPKIKVLIVEYDSIYNYSLSFSSMNQFFHQVETWMQDQLKNAPLGMQGGWFVSRLEFYELQRTLYEGTLWAMGLSLILALTVLAFATLNPIISLYAIITIAAAIIVTVAGLILFGWKLDVLENVAVSTAIGLTIDFSLHYVVSYKACTSKERKERVKTALTQMGGPTLMASLTSGAAGAFMLPSCVMAYIQIGTFLLLVMGISWIYATFFLCPVLAIIGPSSHFAQFQYPKLNVLWKYLRKNKPRNVPETTTDNSRIRRKAKGRGMWSESTLSTSSTVCQFHCNEIEIFTRPPPSPSLPPSPSSALLH; from the exons ATGGAAGTGTGGTGGTTTTCTCGTGTAATAGCTCATCATCCTTATACTGTTGTAATGGTAATACTCATATTCTCTTCAACATGCTTGATTGTTCCTTTAGCTGTCAAAACATTCCCAGATTTCTCTGATCCTCAATTA GGCTTTCAAGCAAGAGGCACAATGTTAGCACAACGACTTATTGCTTGGAAAAATTTGATGGAAACAAATAAGCCAAGAGGACAGCTCACTGacaatcctttagaatattataattatttgcgCCAATCAAATCAACAG AATTCTGTTAATACACAAAATCATAGCTGGATCAATCAAGGTATTGTCAGAAAAAAacctaaaaataaaaagaaagttGGAAAGAAATATCAAAAACAAATAACTAATAAAACATCAGAAATAGATCAAATTGATGGTAAAGATAAATGGAAAAAATTAATACAGTTAACGAACAAAAATGAATTAAATATAGTAGAGGATTATAAGAACGAAGATCACATTGAGAGCGAAAGTTTCTTTTGTAATTTACCATCTTCGGCTTATGCACGTGTAGTTATAGGTAGAAACTCTGAAAATACAAACTTATGGTCAATGGAGGGTGTGTTAGCACAATGTCATATTGATGCAGAGCTTCGATCGAATCCTCACTTTCCTTCTTTATGTCAGATGCAAATGGAACATAATAGTGGAAGACAAAAATGTTGCAGAAGTTGGTCACCAGCAAATTACGTTGCACTTTTATCTAATCGAAGTTCTTGTTTGGGTGTGACAGAAAACGACCTCAGTCGAGTAGAAACCCTCTTACAAAGATGtgtttatttttatcgaaatctTCGCTTAACATCAAATTGCGCAGAGGATTTAAATTGTCAAAGACACGTTCCAAGTGAATGTTATACGCATAATGCGGCTTATCATTTGCTGCATTATTTATTAGATACAGATTTTATATTGGATCAT AAACAGCATTCTCAAATCAAACTTAATTCAACACTGAAATATGTtatgatatttttaccaattgcTGTAAGCTCTGCTACTTTGGATTTTTATAAAGAGTTAAATAATGATGGTTTATATTATGGAAAATTCTGTATAAAAGGGATGCAATTAGGGTTAAAAAGTACATTATTTGACCGATTGTTAGTATCAGATTCTATTCTGTTGGTCATTGGTTTTGTCTTTGTAACAGTTTGTATATGGGCATATACCGGCTCTCTGTTACTAACTGTGACAACGATTATTGCAGTAATTTTTAGTCTTGGCATTTCATATGCATTGTACACTTTAGTTTTGCATATTAAATTCTTTCCATTCATAAATGTGTTGGCAATTGTCGTTGCTGTAG gAATAGGGGCAGACGACGCATTTATATATTGTAAAATTTGGGAAAAAGGAAAAGAACAAAAAACATCAAATGATGGATTAGTTAGATTAGTGCAAGAGACAATGAAACATGCTGTTCCATCTATGTTTGTAACATCTTTAACCACTGCAGTTGCTTTTTTTGCATCAGTTGTTAGTAATGTTACTGCTATCAATTGTTTCAG CTTATTTTCAGGAATGACTGTTATTGCAAATTTCTTTCTGATGGTTACTTGGTTACCAGCATGTGTAGTGTTGTCAGAACAATTTAATCTGAACGTTTTACCACCTGCAAATTATATAGTGCGAAAAATTATTCGACCTTTACGACTATTTGAACATAAATTGTCGTTAGGTTTTAATACCTTTTTAACAAAGATAGTAATTAATTTCCGGTGGTGTTGGTTATTCAGTTTGGGTTCCATGGCAGCAATATGTTGTATCATTGTTTTCCAATACCCAGGTTTACAATTACCAGACACCGCTGATTTTCAATTATTTGATAGTTCTCATACATTTGAACGATATGATTTGATATATTCCCGCAAATTCTGGTTTGAAAAACATGAAACA atTGATAATGGAGATCTATTACCGTTGAGATTTGTATGGGGCATAAAACCAATCGATAATGGTAATTATCTGGATCCTGATTTAAAGGGTACGCCAGAATGGGATGAATCTTTTGACGTATCGCATCCAGAATCGCAATTATGGCTGGAACGATTTTGCCAGGACTTACGAACTCAACCTTTCTATCATGGTACTTTAGGACCTTTACTAACTAATTGTTTCATCGAATCATTACATAATTGGATGAAAAGGCGTTGCGAAGATCCGGTCGATTCGAATATCAACTATATGCCATGTTGTGAAAAAAGTACATTTCCATATAATTCCACTGTGTTGCAACAATGTGCAGCTGAAGCTAACGTAGAATTATATCGTACACCCTCGTACTTGTGGGCTCGTAATGGTGTTTCCGCTGGtctaaaatttttaaacgaagtaAATCTCACCCAAGTACAAGTGTCAAATGAAACTAATTCAATAATGGTGCCAATACCtaaaattaaagttttaatTGTTGAATATGATAGTATATATAACTATAGTCTTTCCTTCTCAAGTATGAATCAATTCTTTCATCAG GTGGAAACTTGGATGCAGGATCAATTGAAGAATGCACCATTGGGTATGCAAGGTGGTTGGTTTGTTAGTAGATTAGAATTTTATGAATTACAGCGAACGTTATATGAAGGTACTCTTTGGGCAATGGGACTTTCATTGATCTTAGCGCTTACAGTATTGGCTTTTGCGACGCTTAATCCTATTATCAGTCTATATGCAATTATAACAATTGCTGCAGCAATTATAGTAACAGTTGCTGGTCTGATACTTTTTGGTTGGAAGCTGGATGTTTTAGAAAATGTTGCTGTGTCAACAGCAATAG GTTTAACTATAGATTTCAGTTTACATTATGTAGTAAGTTATAAAGCATGCACTTCGAAAGAAAGAAAGGAGAGAGTGAAAACGGCGCTTACCCAAATGGGGGGACCAACTTTAATGGCCTCCCTTACAAGTGGAGCCGCTGGAGCTTTTATGTTACCGTCTTGTGTAATGGCATATATTCAAATTGGTACATTTTTATTGCTCGTAATGGGTATAAGCTGGATATACGCTACATTCTTTTTGTGTCCGGTGCTAGCAATTATTGGACCATCGTCACACTTTGCCCAATTTCAATATCCAAA ATTAAATGTATTATGGAAATACCTTCGTAAAAACAAGCCTAGAAATGTGCCTGAAACAACTACAGATAATAGTAGAATTAGAAGAAAAGCTAAAGGACGAGGAATGTGGTCAGAATCTACTTTAAGTACATCTAGTACAGTATGTCAATTTCATTGTAACGAAATAGAAATTTTTACGAGGCCACCACCATCCCCATCCCTACCTCCATCTCCATCATCAGCATTACTTCATTGA
- the LOC143341122 gene encoding protein dispatched isoform X3, which yields MEVWWFSRVIAHHPYTVVMVILIFSSTCLIVPLAVKTFPDFSDPQLGFQARGTMLAQRLIAWKNLMETNKPRGQLTDNPLEYYNYLRQSNQQNLQNSVNTQNHSWINQGIVRKKPKNKKKVGKKYQKQITNKTSEIDQIDGKDKWKKLIQLTNKNELNIVEDYKNEDHIESESFFCNLPSSAYARVVIGRNSENTNLWSMEGVLAQCHIDAELRSNPHFPSLCQMQMEHNSGRQKCCRSWSPANYVALLSNRSSCLGVTENDLSRVETLLQRCVYFYRNLRLTSNCAEDLNCQRHVPSECYTHNAAYHLLHYLLDTDFILDHKQHSQIKLNSTLKYVMIFLPIAVSSATLDFYKELNNDGLYYGKFCIKGMQLGLKSTLFDRLLVSDSILLVIGFVFVTVCIWAYTGSLLLTVTTIIAVIFSLGISYALYTLVLHIKFFPFINVLAIVVAVGIGADDAFIYCKIWEKGKEQKTSNDGLVRLVQETMKHAVPSMFVTSLTTAVAFFASVVSNVTAINCFSLFSGMTVIANFFLMVTWLPACVVLSEQFNLNVLPPANYIVRKIIRPLRLFEHKLSLGFNTFLTKIVINFRWCWLFSLGSMAAICCIIVFQYPGLQLPDTADFQLFDSSHTFERYDLIYSRKFWFEKHETIDNGDLLPLRFVWGIKPIDNGNYLDPDLKGTPEWDESFDVSHPESQLWLERFCQDLRTQPFYHGTLGPLLTNCFIESLHNWMKRRCEDPVDSNINYMPCCEKSTFPYNSTVLQQCAAEANVELYRTPSYLWARNGVSAGLKFLNEVNLTQVQVSNETNSIMVPIPKIKVLIVEYDSIYNYSLSFSSMNQFFHQVETWMQDQLKNAPLGMQGGWFVSRLEFYELQRTLYEGTLWAMGLSLILALTVLAFATLNPIISLYAIITIAAAIIVTVAGLILFGWKLDVLENVAVSTAIGLTIDFSLHYVVSYKACTSKERKERVKTALTQMGGPTLMASLTSGAAGAFMLPSCVMAYIQIAIIGPSSHFAQFQYPKLNVLWKYLRKNKPRNVPETTTDNSRIRRKAKGRGMWSESTLSTSSTVCQFHCNEIEIFTRPPPSPSLPPSPSSALLH from the exons ATGGAAGTGTGGTGGTTTTCTCGTGTAATAGCTCATCATCCTTATACTGTTGTAATGGTAATACTCATATTCTCTTCAACATGCTTGATTGTTCCTTTAGCTGTCAAAACATTCCCAGATTTCTCTGATCCTCAATTA GGCTTTCAAGCAAGAGGCACAATGTTAGCACAACGACTTATTGCTTGGAAAAATTTGATGGAAACAAATAAGCCAAGAGGACAGCTCACTGacaatcctttagaatattataattatttgcgCCAATCAAATCAACAG AATTTACAGAATTCTGTTAATACACAAAATCATAGCTGGATCAATCAAGGTATTGTCAGAAAAAAacctaaaaataaaaagaaagttGGAAAGAAATATCAAAAACAAATAACTAATAAAACATCAGAAATAGATCAAATTGATGGTAAAGATAAATGGAAAAAATTAATACAGTTAACGAACAAAAATGAATTAAATATAGTAGAGGATTATAAGAACGAAGATCACATTGAGAGCGAAAGTTTCTTTTGTAATTTACCATCTTCGGCTTATGCACGTGTAGTTATAGGTAGAAACTCTGAAAATACAAACTTATGGTCAATGGAGGGTGTGTTAGCACAATGTCATATTGATGCAGAGCTTCGATCGAATCCTCACTTTCCTTCTTTATGTCAGATGCAAATGGAACATAATAGTGGAAGACAAAAATGTTGCAGAAGTTGGTCACCAGCAAATTACGTTGCACTTTTATCTAATCGAAGTTCTTGTTTGGGTGTGACAGAAAACGACCTCAGTCGAGTAGAAACCCTCTTACAAAGATGtgtttatttttatcgaaatctTCGCTTAACATCAAATTGCGCAGAGGATTTAAATTGTCAAAGACACGTTCCAAGTGAATGTTATACGCATAATGCGGCTTATCATTTGCTGCATTATTTATTAGATACAGATTTTATATTGGATCAT AAACAGCATTCTCAAATCAAACTTAATTCAACACTGAAATATGTtatgatatttttaccaattgcTGTAAGCTCTGCTACTTTGGATTTTTATAAAGAGTTAAATAATGATGGTTTATATTATGGAAAATTCTGTATAAAAGGGATGCAATTAGGGTTAAAAAGTACATTATTTGACCGATTGTTAGTATCAGATTCTATTCTGTTGGTCATTGGTTTTGTCTTTGTAACAGTTTGTATATGGGCATATACCGGCTCTCTGTTACTAACTGTGACAACGATTATTGCAGTAATTTTTAGTCTTGGCATTTCATATGCATTGTACACTTTAGTTTTGCATATTAAATTCTTTCCATTCATAAATGTGTTGGCAATTGTCGTTGCTGTAG gAATAGGGGCAGACGACGCATTTATATATTGTAAAATTTGGGAAAAAGGAAAAGAACAAAAAACATCAAATGATGGATTAGTTAGATTAGTGCAAGAGACAATGAAACATGCTGTTCCATCTATGTTTGTAACATCTTTAACCACTGCAGTTGCTTTTTTTGCATCAGTTGTTAGTAATGTTACTGCTATCAATTGTTTCAG CTTATTTTCAGGAATGACTGTTATTGCAAATTTCTTTCTGATGGTTACTTGGTTACCAGCATGTGTAGTGTTGTCAGAACAATTTAATCTGAACGTTTTACCACCTGCAAATTATATAGTGCGAAAAATTATTCGACCTTTACGACTATTTGAACATAAATTGTCGTTAGGTTTTAATACCTTTTTAACAAAGATAGTAATTAATTTCCGGTGGTGTTGGTTATTCAGTTTGGGTTCCATGGCAGCAATATGTTGTATCATTGTTTTCCAATACCCAGGTTTACAATTACCAGACACCGCTGATTTTCAATTATTTGATAGTTCTCATACATTTGAACGATATGATTTGATATATTCCCGCAAATTCTGGTTTGAAAAACATGAAACA atTGATAATGGAGATCTATTACCGTTGAGATTTGTATGGGGCATAAAACCAATCGATAATGGTAATTATCTGGATCCTGATTTAAAGGGTACGCCAGAATGGGATGAATCTTTTGACGTATCGCATCCAGAATCGCAATTATGGCTGGAACGATTTTGCCAGGACTTACGAACTCAACCTTTCTATCATGGTACTTTAGGACCTTTACTAACTAATTGTTTCATCGAATCATTACATAATTGGATGAAAAGGCGTTGCGAAGATCCGGTCGATTCGAATATCAACTATATGCCATGTTGTGAAAAAAGTACATTTCCATATAATTCCACTGTGTTGCAACAATGTGCAGCTGAAGCTAACGTAGAATTATATCGTACACCCTCGTACTTGTGGGCTCGTAATGGTGTTTCCGCTGGtctaaaatttttaaacgaagtaAATCTCACCCAAGTACAAGTGTCAAATGAAACTAATTCAATAATGGTGCCAATACCtaaaattaaagttttaatTGTTGAATATGATAGTATATATAACTATAGTCTTTCCTTCTCAAGTATGAATCAATTCTTTCATCAG GTGGAAACTTGGATGCAGGATCAATTGAAGAATGCACCATTGGGTATGCAAGGTGGTTGGTTTGTTAGTAGATTAGAATTTTATGAATTACAGCGAACGTTATATGAAGGTACTCTTTGGGCAATGGGACTTTCATTGATCTTAGCGCTTACAGTATTGGCTTTTGCGACGCTTAATCCTATTATCAGTCTATATGCAATTATAACAATTGCTGCAGCAATTATAGTAACAGTTGCTGGTCTGATACTTTTTGGTTGGAAGCTGGATGTTTTAGAAAATGTTGCTGTGTCAACAGCAATAG GTTTAACTATAGATTTCAGTTTACATTATGTAGTAAGTTATAAAGCATGCACTTCGAAAGAAAGAAAGGAGAGAGTGAAAACGGCGCTTACCCAAATGGGGGGACCAACTTTAATGGCCTCCCTTACAAGTGGAGCCGCTGGAGCTTTTATGTTACCGTCTTGTGTAATGGCATATATTCAAATTG CAATTATTGGACCATCGTCACACTTTGCCCAATTTCAATATCCAAA ATTAAATGTATTATGGAAATACCTTCGTAAAAACAAGCCTAGAAATGTGCCTGAAACAACTACAGATAATAGTAGAATTAGAAGAAAAGCTAAAGGACGAGGAATGTGGTCAGAATCTACTTTAAGTACATCTAGTACAGTATGTCAATTTCATTGTAACGAAATAGAAATTTTTACGAGGCCACCACCATCCCCATCCCTACCTCCATCTCCATCATCAGCATTACTTCATTGA